The proteins below are encoded in one region of Polypterus senegalus isolate Bchr_013 chromosome 2, ASM1683550v1, whole genome shotgun sequence:
- the LOC120524624 gene encoding olfactory receptor 1496-like has translation MAKQMGIKRTRKLKIQEAASMSSQSTAYPVNNTFVHPEMFSISGLQDMPFANCFYIFLFITYIVTLLCNVFVIVLIYSEQSLHNPKYLAVSHLAFVDLCSTTAIIPKLIEMFLFTSNFITYKACLANMFFVHCFNAVQSLSLLILAYDRFLAICFPLQYHSINTNSRMIIIIFSAWMISAVTLSIMVLLITRLSFCRSTVVQSYFCDHGPVYRLACNDFYPNYIMTFLVTALLLFVPLTLILFSYVAIGIALSKITTAEGRQKAFKTCTSHIILVTMFYLPKAIIYMAAPLVSFHPNVRIVSNSLSEIIPPMMNPIIYTLKTDEMMESIKKHFIRIQDKDRKI, from the exons ATGGCAAAACAGATGGGAATAAAGAGAACACG AAAGCTGAAAATCCAGGAAGCTGCTTCCATGAGCTCACAGAGCACAGCATATCCTGTGAATAATACTTTTGTGCATCCGGAAATGTTTTCCATAAGTGGTTTACAAGACATGCCCTTTGCcaactgtttttatatttttttatttattacgtaTATTGTTACACTGCtttgtaatgtttttgttattgtattaataTATTCTGAGCAAAGTCTTCACAATCCAAAATATCTTGCTGTTAGTCATTTAGCCTTTGTTGATTTATGTTCAACTACAGCCATCATTCCTAAACTAATcgaaatgtttctttttacctCCAATTTTATAACATATAAAGCGTGTTTGGCTAAcatgttttttgttcattgttttaatgCTGTACAATCACTTTCACTGTTGATATTAGCTTATGACCGATTTCTTGCCATATGCTTCCCTTTGCAATATCACAGCATTAATACTAATAGCAGGATGATAATAATTATATTCTCAGCTTGGATGATTTCTGCTGTTACATTATCTATAATGGTCCTCCTGATTACCAGGCTCAGCTTCTGCAGGTCTACGGTGGTACAGAGTTATTTCTGTGATCATGGACCTGTGTACCGCTTGGCCTGCAATGATTTTTATCCAAACTATATAATGACGTTTCTTGTCACTGCACTGCTGCTTTTTGTACCCCTGACACTCATTCTCTTCTCATATGTAGCCATTGGAATTGCATTGTCAAAAATTACGACAGCAGAAGGAAGGCAGAAAGCGTTTAAAACCTGTACGTCACACATCATCTTGGTGACAATGTTTTATCTTCCAAAGGCAATTATATACATGGCAGCTCCACTAGTCAGTTTTCATCCTAATGTAAGAATTGTAAGTAATTCATTGTCTGAAATAATTCCACCAATGATGAACCCCATAATTTATACACTGAAAACTGATGAGATGATGGAgtcaatcaaaaaacattttataagaaTACAAgataaagacagaaaaatataa